Proteins from a genomic interval of Pogoniulus pusillus isolate bPogPus1 chromosome 42, bPogPus1.pri, whole genome shotgun sequence:
- the PDLIM2 gene encoding PDZ and LIM domain protein 2, with the protein MPVTVTLAGPAPWGFRVTGGRDFGKPITISKVAEHGKAAAGDLRAGDIIVTINGESTAEMLNVEAQNMIKRSSGELQLQVERSPMPPSSHTNGDTSPARLATCFQDTLQVQDKSQGTPRASCPSLASCSSLPGSSSSQLLEEEFSCSSLGQERGSLSQQHSTPGSILPPAPPRPPSPSFGTPPQTPWEPWGERRCSPPAGSCNSLGSEPAMRRLEEDSEVYKMLQANRELRAAPRQSSTFRLLQEALEDEDGAVPAPPHPSRISPGGRRPAPGVQKLHLCEKCGSSIATQAVRIREGRYRHPSCYCCADCGLNLKMRGHFWGGDELYCEKHARLRYQGPPPLPPAAPEPPPRPHF; encoded by the exons ATGCCGGTGACAGTGACCTTGGCCGGCCCTGCCCCCTGGGGCTTCCGCGTCACCGGAGGGAGAGATTTTGGGAAGCCTATCACCATCTCCAAG GTGGCAGAGCACGGGAAGGCAGCCGCGGGGGACCTGCGGGCAGGGGACATCATCGTCACCATCAACGGGGAGAGCACTGCCGAGATGCTCAACGTGGAGGCACAGAACATGATCAAGAGGAGCtcgggggagctgcagctgcaggtggagag GTCCCCGATGCCACCTTCCAGCCACACCAACGGGGACACATCACCAGCGAGGTTGGCCACATGCTTCCAG gaCACGCTGCAGGTGCAGGACAAGAGCCAGGGCACCCCCAGAGcatcctgccccagcctggcatcctgcagctccctgcctggcagcagcag CTCGCAGCTCCTGGAGGAGGAGTTCAGCTGTTCCAGCCTTGGCCAg gagagaggaagcctgagccagcagcacagcacccccGGATCcatcctgcctccagcaccccccCGCCCACCCTCCCCAAGCTTTGGGACCCCCCCTCAAACCCCCTGGGAGCCGTGGGGGGAGCGACGCTGCTCACCTCCTGCCGGCTCCTGCAACAG CCTGGGCTCGGAGCCAGCCATGAGGCGTCTGGAGGAAGACTCCGAAGTCTACAAAATGCTGCAGGCGAACAGGGAGCTGCGAGCGGCCCCCAGGCAGTCCAGCACCTTccgcctgctgcaggaggctctggaggatgaggatggag CCGTCCCGGCGCCTCCTCATCCCAGCCGCATCTCGCCCGGCGGCCGCAGACCTGCGCCTGGGGTCCAGAAGCTTCACCTCTGCGAGAAGTGTGGGAGCAGCATCGC CACGCAGGCGGTGCGGATCCGGGAGGGGCGGTACCGGCACCCGTCCTGCTACTGCTGCGCCGACTGCGGCCTCAACCTGAAGATGCGAGGGCACTTCTGGGGGGGGGACGAGCTCTACTGCGAGAAGCATGCCCGCCTGCGCTACCAGGGACCCCCCCCGCTGCCCCCCGCCGCTCCCGAGCCCCCCCCGCGCCCGCACTTCTGA